From one Immundisolibacter sp. genomic stretch:
- a CDS encoding F0F1 ATP synthase subunit epsilon: MRGFALHLHGATAWETVEQVHSFVGRDASGSFGIQPGHEAFITALEFGLARYRCVDGVWQYLALPGGILHVIGGEVFVFTRRYLRDTDYRRISTQLEDQLRAEDVALSRTRASLQQMEQHLLRRLWELEQRGHGNEQ, encoded by the coding sequence GTGAGGGGATTCGCGCTGCACCTGCACGGCGCCACGGCCTGGGAAACCGTGGAGCAGGTACACAGCTTCGTCGGGCGCGACGCCAGCGGCAGCTTTGGCATTCAGCCGGGTCATGAAGCGTTCATTACCGCGCTCGAATTCGGCCTTGCCCGCTACCGGTGCGTCGATGGGGTGTGGCAGTACCTCGCGCTGCCGGGAGGCATCCTGCACGTCATCGGCGGCGAAGTTTTTGTCTTCACCCGCCGTTACCTGCGGGACACGGATTATCGGCGCATCAGTACCCAGCTGGAGGACCAGTTGCGGGCCGAGGATGTGGCGCTTTCGCGTACCCGCGCCAGCCTGCAGCAGATGGAGCAGCATTTGCTGCGACGGCTTTGGGAGCTGGAACAGCGGGGGCACGGCAATGAACAATGA
- a CDS encoding AtpZ/AtpI family protein produces the protein MNNDHRLRQGVERDARGFDRAQRRQRTVLAQARFLGTLGLMLVLPIVGGAYLGLWLDERLPGYSQSWTLSLLLLGVLVGAVNVFLMLRD, from the coding sequence ATGAACAATGACCACCGCCTGCGCCAGGGTGTTGAGCGTGACGCCCGTGGTTTCGACCGGGCGCAGCGCCGGCAGCGGACAGTGCTGGCGCAGGCCCGTTTTCTGGGCACGTTGGGGCTAATGCTGGTGTTACCAATCGTTGGCGGAGCTTATTTGGGGCTGTGGCTGGATGAGCGTCTGCCCGGTTACTCCCAGTCCTGGACCCTGAGCCTGCTGCTGTTGGGGGTGTTGGTGGGCGCGGTTAATGTCTTCCTGATGTTGCGTGACTGA
- a CDS encoding F0F1 ATP synthase subunit A has translation MAANTDLLAPTVVHWGALQLPASVLVSVAVSLLLVVVGGWLGHRLRTAPGPLQTAVEGLVGAAEGAVEGLVGEQSPRVLPFIATLWIFLLGANLVGLLPGLESPTRDLSVTTALAIVVFFSVHWFGIRASGWRAYLRHYLQPSPLLLPFHLVSELTRTLALAVRLFGNMMSLQLTALLVLLVAGFLVPVPVLLLHVVEAVVQAYIFGMLALVYIAGGMQAQVHATSSGD, from the coding sequence ATGGCGGCGAACACCGACCTGCTGGCGCCGACAGTTGTGCACTGGGGTGCCCTGCAATTGCCGGCGTCCGTGCTGGTCAGCGTCGCTGTCAGTCTGTTGCTGGTCGTCGTTGGCGGTTGGCTGGGCCATCGCCTGCGCACCGCGCCGGGGCCGTTACAGACGGCGGTCGAGGGTCTGGTGGGCGCGGCCGAGGGCGCGGTTGAGGGATTGGTGGGCGAGCAGTCGCCACGGGTGCTGCCGTTCATCGCCACGTTATGGATATTCCTGTTGGGCGCGAACCTGGTCGGGTTGCTGCCGGGACTGGAATCGCCAACCCGCGACCTGTCGGTGACCACGGCGCTGGCGATTGTGGTTTTTTTCTCGGTCCACTGGTTCGGCATCCGCGCCAGCGGCTGGCGGGCCTATCTGCGGCACTACCTGCAGCCGAGCCCGCTGCTGTTGCCGTTCCATCTGGTCAGCGAACTGACCCGCACCCTGGCGCTGGCAGTGCGTTTGTTTGGCAACATGATGAGCCTGCAGCTGACCGCCCTGCTGGTACTGTTGGTGGCTGGCTTTTTGGTGCCGGTGCCGGTGCTGCTGTTGCATGTGGTCGAGGCAGTGGTACAGGCCTACATCTTTGGCATGCTGGCCCTGGTTTATATCGCGGGCGGTATGCAGGCCCAGGTTCATGCGACTTCAAGTGGAGACTGA